Proteins encoded within one genomic window of Streptomyces sp. NBC_00523:
- the rsmD gene encoding 16S rRNA (guanine(966)-N(2))-methyltransferase RsmD — protein sequence MTRVIAGVAGGRRLAVPPGTGTRPTSDRAREGLFSTWQALLGTLDGIRVADLYAGSGAVGLEALSRGAVHALLVEADAKALRTVKDNARTLGLPGAEVRGGKAEQIVTGPAPAEPYDVVFLDPPYAVTDDDLGEILLTLRTQGWLTGDALVTVERGTRGGEFSWPKGFEPLRSRRYGEGTLWYGRAAATCEDAR from the coding sequence ATGACCCGCGTGATCGCAGGTGTGGCCGGCGGACGCCGCCTGGCCGTCCCGCCCGGCACCGGCACCCGGCCCACATCCGACCGCGCGCGCGAGGGCCTGTTCTCCACCTGGCAGGCGCTCCTGGGCACCCTCGACGGCATCCGGGTCGCCGACCTCTACGCCGGCTCCGGCGCCGTCGGCCTCGAAGCGCTCTCCCGGGGAGCCGTCCACGCCCTGCTCGTGGAGGCCGACGCCAAGGCCCTGCGCACCGTCAAGGACAACGCCCGCACCCTCGGCCTGCCCGGCGCCGAGGTCCGCGGCGGCAAAGCCGAACAGATCGTGACGGGTCCGGCACCCGCGGAGCCGTACGACGTGGTCTTCCTGGACCCGCCGTACGCCGTCACCGACGACGATCTTGGGGAGATCCTGCTCACACTCCGTACCCAGGGGTGGCTCACGGGCGACGCACTCGTCACCGTGGAACGCGGCACCAGAGGCGGAGAATTCAGCTGGCCCAAGGGTTTCGAGCCGTTGCGATCCCGTCGCTACGGCGAGGGAACGCTTTGGTACGGTCGCGCCGCCGCCACGTGCGAAGACGCACGATGA
- the coaD gene encoding pantetheine-phosphate adenylyltransferase — translation MRRAVCPGSFDPITNGHLDIIGRASKLYDVVHVAVMINQSKQGLFTVEERIELIREVTAEFGNVQVESFHGLLVDFCKQRDIPAIVKGLRAVSDFDYELQMAQMNNGLSGVETLFVPTNPTYSFLSSSLVKEVAAWGGDVSHLLPPVVQRALTERLPQR, via the coding sequence TTGCGCCGCGCCGTATGCCCGGGGTCGTTCGACCCCATCACCAACGGACATCTCGACATCATCGGCCGAGCCTCGAAGCTGTACGACGTCGTGCACGTCGCCGTGATGATCAACCAGTCCAAGCAGGGGCTGTTCACGGTCGAGGAGCGGATCGAGCTCATCCGCGAGGTCACCGCCGAGTTCGGCAACGTCCAGGTCGAGTCCTTCCACGGCCTGCTCGTGGACTTCTGCAAGCAGCGCGACATCCCGGCGATCGTGAAGGGCCTGCGGGCCGTCAGCGACTTCGACTACGAACTCCAGATGGCCCAGATGAACAACGGGCTCTCCGGCGTCGAGACGCTCTTCGTGCCGACCAACCCCACCTACAGCTTCCTGTCGTCCTCCCTGGTCAAGGAGGTCGCGGCCTGGGGCGGCGACGTCTCCCACCTGCTGCCGCCGGTCGTCCAGCGGGCCCTGACCGAACGCCTCCCGCAGCGCTGA
- a CDS encoding cell division initiation protein, translating into MDVQKKLDEIVATVGNARSMPMSASCVVNRADLLAMLEEVREALPGSLAQAAEVIGGHEQLVEQARQEAGRIIENAHAERTSLISDTEIARRSQAEADRILAEARKEADEVRAEADEYVDSKLANFEVVLTKTIGSVDRGREKLLGRGQGFDAQGYEDPDFAEAPERSTDPDTLRERADAYVDTKLGAFEAVLAKTLEAVGRGRQKLHGRVATDELGAHIAAQDAAGDQGHTSDEDHWAGLAEVAAPQPLPIPHQAEPQYAQPEPQYAQGYGYQDQQQDAYQAQQDVYGYQQQPDPYAAYQQQGYDQGQQQDATQAQGGYDAWQQQAQPQQLPQHGESALDETSLFDTSMIDLDQLRRYEQER; encoded by the coding sequence GTGGACGTGCAGAAGAAGCTGGACGAGATCGTCGCGACGGTCGGGAACGCCCGGTCCATGCCCATGTCGGCGTCCTGCGTGGTCAACCGCGCCGACCTGCTCGCGATGCTCGAAGAGGTGCGCGAGGCCCTGCCCGGCTCGCTCGCCCAGGCCGCCGAGGTCATCGGCGGCCACGAGCAGCTGGTCGAGCAGGCCCGCCAGGAGGCCGGCCGCATCATCGAGAACGCCCACGCCGAGCGCACCTCCCTGATCTCCGACACCGAGATCGCCCGCCGCTCCCAGGCCGAGGCGGACCGCATCCTCGCCGAGGCCCGCAAGGAGGCCGACGAGGTCCGCGCGGAGGCCGACGAGTACGTCGACAGCAAGCTCGCCAACTTCGAGGTCGTCCTCACCAAGACCATCGGCTCCGTCGACCGGGGCCGCGAGAAGCTCCTCGGCCGGGGCCAGGGCTTCGACGCCCAGGGCTACGAGGACCCGGACTTCGCCGAGGCCCCCGAGCGCAGCACCGACCCGGACACGCTCCGCGAGCGCGCCGACGCGTACGTGGACACCAAGCTCGGCGCCTTCGAGGCGGTGCTCGCCAAGACCCTGGAGGCCGTCGGCCGGGGCAGGCAGAAGCTGCACGGCCGGGTCGCCACCGACGAGCTCGGCGCGCACATCGCCGCCCAGGACGCGGCCGGCGACCAGGGCCACACCAGCGACGAGGACCACTGGGCCGGACTGGCCGAGGTCGCGGCCCCGCAGCCGCTCCCGATCCCGCACCAGGCCGAGCCGCAGTACGCCCAGCCGGAACCGCAGTACGCGCAGGGCTACGGCTACCAGGACCAGCAGCAGGACGCGTACCAGGCGCAGCAGGACGTCTACGGCTACCAGCAGCAGCCCGACCCGTACGCGGCCTACCAGCAGCAGGGGTACGACCAGGGCCAGCAGCAGGACGCGACGCAGGCCCAGGGCGGCTACGACGCCTGGCAGCAGCAGGCCCAGCCCCAGCAGCTCCCGCAGCACGGTGAGAGCGCCCTGGACGAGACCAGCCTCTTCGACACCAGCATGATCGACCTGGACCAGCTGCGCCGTTACGAACAGGAGCGCTGA
- a CDS encoding YceD family protein produces the protein MFDTHELGRRAGAMKRLTRTADAPADLGIGDVIGVPQGAPVKLDLRLESVMEGVLVTGTARATVEGECVRCLEPLSREVEADFQEMFSYPDADDRNHGKPADPADDAEDDEDRLFLEDGLFDLEPVLRDAVVLALPMQPVCKESCAGLCSECGVRLDENPGHHHDAVDARWAALQGLAETIQDGEKDNMGGAAPGVDKKQEK, from the coding sequence GTGTTCGACACGCACGAGCTGGGACGGCGTGCGGGTGCCATGAAGCGGCTGACCCGCACGGCCGACGCCCCCGCCGACCTCGGGATCGGCGACGTCATCGGAGTGCCGCAGGGCGCGCCGGTGAAGCTGGACCTCCGTCTCGAATCCGTCATGGAGGGCGTGCTCGTGACCGGGACCGCCCGTGCGACGGTCGAGGGGGAGTGCGTAAGGTGTCTGGAGCCGCTGAGCCGCGAGGTCGAGGCGGACTTCCAGGAGATGTTCTCGTACCCTGACGCCGATGACCGGAACCACGGCAAGCCCGCGGATCCGGCCGACGACGCCGAGGACGACGAGGACAGGCTTTTCCTCGAGGACGGCCTGTTCGACCTCGAGCCGGTGCTGCGTGATGCGGTGGTGCTCGCACTGCCGATGCAGCCGGTGTGCAAGGAATCCTGTGCCGGTCTGTGCTCCGAGTGCGGAGTCAGGCTGGACGAGAATCCCGGCCACCACCACGATGCCGTCGACGCTCGTTGGGCGGCACTGCAAGGACTCGCCGAGACCATTCAGGACGGCGAGAAGGACAACATGGGCGGCGCCGCACCCGGCGTCGACAAGAAGCAGGAGAAGTAG
- the rpmF gene encoding 50S ribosomal protein L32, whose translation MAVPKRKMSRSNTRHRRSQWKAAVPTLVSCERCQEPKLQHIACPSCGTYNKRQVLEV comes from the coding sequence GTGGCTGTTCCGAAGCGGAAGATGTCGCGCAGCAACACGCGCCACCGCCGGTCGCAGTGGAAGGCTGCGGTCCCCACCCTGGTTTCGTGCGAGCGCTGCCAGGAGCCGAAGCTGCAGCACATCGCGTGCCCCAGCTGCGGCACGTACAACAAGCGCCAGGTCCTCGAGGTCTGA
- the rnc gene encoding ribonuclease III, whose protein sequence is MSELSHAKKQADNVNTASSHTLLEGRLGYQLESALLVRALTHRSYAYENGGLPTNERLEFLGDSVLGLVVTDTLYRTHPDLPEGQLAKLRAAVVNSRALAEVGRGLELGSFIRLGRGEEGTGGRDKASILADTLEAVIGAVYLDQGLDAASELVHRLFDPLIDRSSNLGAGLDWKTSLQELTASESLGVPEYLVTETGPDHEKTFTAAARVGGVSYGTGTGRSKKEAEQQAAESAWREITAAAEAREAAAKAAADGGAADTPADPAPSTDVAPA, encoded by the coding sequence ATGTCTGAGTTGTCCCACGCCAAGAAGCAGGCAGACAACGTCAACACAGCCTCGTCCCACACGCTTCTGGAAGGGCGGCTCGGGTACCAACTCGAGTCCGCCCTTCTGGTGCGTGCGCTGACCCACCGTTCGTACGCGTACGAGAACGGCGGTCTGCCCACCAACGAGCGGCTGGAGTTCCTCGGGGACTCCGTGCTCGGCCTGGTGGTCACGGACACGCTGTACCGCACCCACCCCGATCTGCCCGAAGGCCAGCTGGCCAAGTTGCGGGCCGCGGTGGTCAACTCGCGTGCGCTTGCGGAGGTGGGCCGCGGCCTCGAACTCGGCTCCTTCATCCGGCTCGGCCGAGGTGAAGAGGGCACGGGAGGCCGGGACAAGGCATCCATCCTCGCCGACACCCTGGAAGCGGTGATCGGTGCGGTCTATCTCGATCAGGGCCTCGACGCGGCGTCCGAGCTGGTTCACCGGCTCTTCGACCCGCTGATCGACAGGTCCTCGAACCTCGGTGCCGGCCTGGACTGGAAGACCAGCCTCCAGGAGCTCACCGCGAGCGAGAGCCTCGGAGTCCCCGAGTACCTCGTCACGGAGACCGGCCCGGACCACGAGAAGACCTTCACTGCTGCCGCCCGCGTCGGTGGTGTCTCGTACGGCACCGGCACCGGCCGTAGCAAGAAGGAAGCGGAGCAGCAGGCGGCCGAGTCCGCCTGGCGGGAGATCACCGCCGCCGCCGAGGCACGGGAGGCAGCGGCCAAGGCCGCCGCCGACGGAGGGGCCGCCGACACCCCTGCCGACCCCGCGCCGTCCACGGACGTCGCTCCGGCCTGA
- the mutM gene encoding bifunctional DNA-formamidopyrimidine glycosylase/DNA-(apurinic or apyrimidinic site) lyase, with product MPELPEVEVVRRGLERWVAGRTAGEVEVLHPRAVRRHLAGGVDFAARLTGTRFGTAMRRGKYLWVPLDDAGSLLGHLGMSGQLLVQPVGAPDEKHLRVRIRFADAVGTELRFVDQRTFGGLSLHENTPDGMPDVIAHIARDPLDPAFDDAAFHTALRLRRTTVKRALLDQSLISGVGNIYADEALWRARLHYDRPTATLTRPKSAELLGHVRDVMNAALAQGGTSFDSLYVNVNGESGYFDRSLDAYGREGEPCHRCGTPMARRPWMNRSSYYCPRCQRPPRVRP from the coding sequence GTGCCCGAACTGCCCGAGGTCGAAGTCGTCCGCCGAGGTCTGGAGCGCTGGGTCGCCGGGCGGACGGCCGGTGAGGTCGAGGTCCTGCACCCGCGCGCGGTCCGCCGCCACCTCGCGGGCGGCGTGGACTTCGCCGCCCGGCTCACGGGGACGCGGTTCGGGACGGCGATGCGCCGGGGCAAGTATCTGTGGGTGCCGCTGGACGACGCCGGCTCGCTCCTCGGCCACCTGGGCATGAGCGGTCAGCTGCTCGTCCAGCCCGTGGGGGCGCCGGACGAGAAGCATCTGCGGGTCAGGATCAGGTTCGCCGACGCGGTCGGCACCGAGCTGCGCTTCGTGGACCAGCGCACCTTCGGCGGGCTCTCGCTCCACGAGAACACCCCGGACGGGATGCCCGACGTCATCGCGCACATCGCCCGCGACCCCCTGGACCCGGCCTTCGACGACGCCGCCTTCCACACGGCGCTGCGGCTGCGCCGCACGACGGTCAAGCGCGCCCTGCTCGACCAGTCGCTGATCAGCGGGGTCGGCAACATCTACGCGGACGAGGCGCTGTGGCGCGCCCGGCTGCACTACGACCGGCCGACCGCGACGCTCACCCGCCCCAAGTCCGCCGAGCTCCTCGGCCATGTCCGGGATGTGATGAACGCCGCCCTGGCCCAGGGCGGCACCAGCTTCGACAGCCTCTACGTGAACGTGAACGGCGAGTCCGGCTACTTCGACCGCTCGCTCGACGCCTACGGCCGCGAGGGCGAGCCCTGCCATCGCTGCGGTACGCCGATGGCACGGCGCCCCTGGATGAACCGGTCCAGCTACTACTGCCCCCGCTGCCAGCGCCCGCCGCGCGTGCGGCCCTAG
- a CDS encoding winged helix-turn-helix transcriptional regulator, whose product MDQSTAPETSALDDLPFDVFSKQCPSRGLLEHATGRWGALTLGALYEESLRFNALRRKVDGVSEKMLSQTLHALERDGLVHREAQLVNPPRVDYELTPLGHEVAERLLGLIHFVEGRMPEVLAARARYDAREN is encoded by the coding sequence ATGGATCAGAGCACCGCACCGGAGACGTCGGCGTTGGACGACCTGCCCTTCGACGTGTTCTCGAAGCAGTGCCCCTCGCGCGGCCTGCTCGAACACGCCACCGGCCGCTGGGGCGCCCTCACGCTCGGCGCCCTGTACGAGGAGAGCCTGCGTTTCAACGCGCTGCGCCGCAAGGTCGACGGGGTGAGCGAGAAGATGCTGTCCCAGACGCTGCACGCGCTGGAGCGGGACGGCCTGGTGCACCGCGAGGCCCAGCTCGTCAATCCGCCCCGGGTCGACTACGAGCTGACCCCGCTGGGCCACGAGGTCGCTGAGCGGCTGCTCGGCCTGATCCACTTCGTGGAGGGCCGGATGCCCGAGGTCCTGGCGGCCCGGGCCCGCTACGACGCCCGCGAGAACTAG
- a CDS encoding CAP domain-containing protein, with the protein MGRHRRSAAAPAAEEQADGASARHRGAGRRKRSAIPVRTGLIGVSAAVAVGAVAVASGLLPGGDSLTVSGGPTADQVRSQAAPDLLTQGGITASPSDRSSASTPASRGTDRPEAPRKPHSATSKPSGSASSSASHSPSASATASPSKTASPSKSASPSKTASGKKAPVQKKESAKPSSSSSKAPATKAAKSSAPAAPKSSAPAPSKSSAPTSTAASAQAAILALVNEERGKVGCSPVTASSSLASLAQSFSDDMAARGFFDHTDPDGKTPWDRADAAGVSGLGGENIARGQADAEAVMDAWMNSDGHRANILNCDYKTLGVGVHYGAGGPWWTQDFGF; encoded by the coding sequence ATGGGACGCCATCGACGCAGCGCCGCAGCCCCCGCCGCCGAGGAACAGGCGGACGGGGCCTCGGCCCGGCACCGCGGGGCGGGCCGCAGGAAGCGGTCCGCGATCCCCGTGCGCACCGGACTCATAGGTGTCTCGGCGGCCGTGGCCGTCGGCGCCGTCGCCGTGGCGTCGGGTCTGCTGCCCGGCGGGGACAGTCTCACCGTGAGCGGCGGTCCGACCGCCGACCAGGTCCGCTCCCAGGCCGCCCCGGACCTGCTCACCCAGGGGGGCATCACCGCATCGCCCTCCGACCGCTCCTCCGCTTCCACCCCGGCGAGCCGCGGAACCGACCGCCCCGAAGCGCCCAGGAAGCCGCATTCCGCGACGTCGAAGCCCTCCGGCTCGGCCTCGTCCAGCGCCTCCCACTCCCCTTCCGCTTCGGCCACCGCCTCGCCCTCGAAGACGGCCTCGCCCTCCAAGTCCGCGTCGCCGTCGAAGACCGCGTCCGGCAAGAAGGCCCCGGTCCAGAAGAAGGAGTCGGCCAAGCCCTCCTCCTCGTCCTCGAAGGCCCCGGCCACCAAGGCCGCGAAGAGCTCGGCGCCGGCCGCCCCGAAGTCCTCCGCACCGGCCCCGTCGAAGAGCAGCGCTCCGACGAGCACCGCCGCCTCGGCCCAGGCCGCGATCCTGGCCCTGGTCAACGAGGAGCGCGGCAAGGTCGGCTGCAGCCCGGTCACCGCCAGCTCCTCGCTCGCCTCGCTCGCCCAGAGCTTCAGCGACGACATGGCGGCACGCGGCTTCTTCGACCACACCGACCCCGACGGCAAGACCCCCTGGGACCGGGCGGACGCGGCCGGTGTCTCGGGACTCGGCGGCGAGAACATCGCCCGCGGACAGGCCGACGCCGAGGCCGTCATGGACGCCTGGATGAACAGCGACGGCCACCGCGCAAACATTCTCAACTGCGATTACAAGACGCTCGGCGTCGGCGTCCACTACGGGGCCGGCGGCCCCTGGTGGACCCAGGACTTCGGCTTCTGA
- a CDS encoding acylphosphatase has translation MNEDARLTAWVRGRVQQVGFRWFTRANALEIGGLTGFALNLDDGRVQVVAEGPRENCHRLLDWLRSDDTPGCVDGVTEIWDTPRGGYEGFAIR, from the coding sequence ATGAACGAAGATGCACGGCTCACCGCTTGGGTACGCGGCCGAGTACAGCAAGTAGGCTTCCGTTGGTTCACCAGGGCAAACGCTTTGGAGATCGGCGGCCTCACCGGTTTCGCACTCAATCTGGACGACGGCCGGGTACAGGTCGTGGCGGAGGGCCCGCGTGAGAATTGCCACCGTCTTCTCGACTGGCTCCGGTCCGACGACACACCCGGCTGCGTTGACGGCGTCACTGAGATATGGGACACGCCGCGCGGCGGATACGAGGGATTCGCGATCCGCTGA
- a CDS encoding AAA family ATPase codes for MHLKALTLRGFKSFASATTLRFEPGITCVVGPNGSGKSNVVDALSWVMGEQGAKSLRGGKMEDVIFAGTTGRPPLGRAEVSLTIDNSDGALPIEYAEVTITRIMFRNGGSEYQINGDTCRLLDIQELLSDSGIGREMHVIVGQGQLDSVLHADPMGRRAFIEEAAGVLKHRKRKEKALRKLDAMGANLARVQDLTDELRRQLKPLGRQAAVARRAAVIQADLRDARLRLLADDLVTLRTALRSEVADEAALKQRREAAEAELKAALAREAELEDQVRRLTPRLQRAQQTWYDLSQLAERVRGTISLADARVKSATAPPEEERRGRDPEDMEREAARIREQEAELTAALEAAEHALDDTASHRHELERALAAEERRLKDAARALADRREGLARLHGQVNAARSRAGSAQAEIDRLSASRDEARERAVAAQEEYEELKAEVDGLDAGDTELGEQHEAARRALKEAEAAHSRAREEATAAERQRAAVAARHDALALGLRRKDGTGALLGARDRLTGLLGPAAELLTVAPGHEVAVAAALGAAADAVAVTDPATAAEAIRLLRKQDAGRAALLLGAPARAATGDGDATGHVPGQGTSAHPPHHGDAPQVALPGRSAEGGGAAEAVPATPAPDPVHTAQALAPTAAQVADLVSGPVELVAAVRRLVRDMVVVATLEDAEDLVAAHPELTAVTGEGDLLSAHFAHGGSAGAPSLLEVQASVDEAAAELAGLAVRCAELAEAQRLAAGRRTGSAALVEELGERRRAAERERAGVAQQLGRLAGQARGAAGEAERMDASAARAQEALERATEEAEELAERLLVAEEAAGDGADDEPDTGVRDRLAADGANARQTEMEARLQVRTHEERVKALAGRADSLDRAARAEREARNRAERRRARLRHEAEVAAAVASGARQLLAHVEVSVVRAERERAAAEESKGERERELAAERLRGRDLKGELDKLTDSVHRGEVLGAEKRLRVEQLETRALEELGVEPAGLVAEYGPDQLVPPSPPAEGEELPEDPEHPRNRPRAFVRAEQEKRLRSAERAYQQLGKVNPLALEEFSALEERHKFLSEQLEDLKKTRADLLQVVKEVDERVEQVFTEAYRDTAREFEGVFSRLFPGGEGRLILTDPDHMLTTGVDVEARPPGKKVKRLSLLSGGERSLTAVALLVSIFKARPSPFYVMDEVEAALDDTNLQRLIRIMEELQESSQLIVITHQKRTMEVADALYGVSMQGDGVSKVISQRLR; via the coding sequence GTGCACCTCAAGGCCCTGACCCTGCGCGGATTCAAGTCGTTCGCCTCCGCCACGACGCTGCGGTTCGAACCCGGCATCACCTGCGTCGTCGGGCCCAATGGGTCGGGCAAATCCAATGTGGTGGACGCGCTCTCCTGGGTCATGGGTGAACAGGGCGCGAAATCCCTGCGCGGCGGCAAGATGGAAGACGTGATCTTCGCCGGGACCACCGGCCGGCCGCCGCTGGGCCGGGCCGAGGTCTCGCTGACCATCGACAATTCCGACGGCGCCCTGCCCATCGAATACGCCGAAGTCACCATTACGCGGATCATGTTCCGCAACGGCGGCAGCGAATACCAGATCAACGGCGACACCTGCCGCCTCCTGGACATCCAGGAACTCCTCTCCGACTCCGGTATCGGCCGCGAGATGCACGTCATCGTCGGCCAGGGCCAGCTGGACTCCGTCCTGCACGCCGACCCCATGGGCCGCCGCGCCTTCATCGAGGAGGCGGCCGGCGTCCTCAAGCACCGCAAGCGCAAGGAGAAGGCGCTGCGGAAGCTGGACGCGATGGGTGCGAACCTCGCCAGGGTCCAGGACCTCACCGACGAGCTGCGCAGACAGCTGAAGCCCCTCGGCCGGCAGGCGGCCGTGGCCCGCCGCGCCGCCGTCATCCAGGCCGACCTGCGCGACGCCCGGCTGCGCCTCCTCGCCGACGACCTCGTGACGCTGCGGACCGCCCTGCGCAGCGAGGTCGCCGACGAGGCCGCGCTCAAGCAGCGCCGCGAGGCCGCCGAGGCGGAGCTCAAGGCCGCCCTCGCCCGCGAGGCCGAACTGGAGGACCAGGTACGGCGGCTGACGCCCAGGCTCCAGCGCGCCCAGCAGACCTGGTACGACCTCTCGCAGCTCGCCGAACGGGTCCGCGGCACGATCTCGCTGGCCGACGCCCGGGTGAAGAGCGCCACCGCCCCGCCCGAGGAGGAGCGCCGCGGCCGCGACCCCGAGGACATGGAGCGCGAGGCCGCCCGCATCCGCGAGCAGGAGGCCGAGCTGACCGCCGCCCTGGAAGCGGCCGAACACGCGCTGGACGACACCGCGTCGCACCGCCACGAGCTGGAGCGCGCGTTGGCGGCCGAGGAGCGTCGCCTCAAGGACGCCGCGCGGGCCCTGGCCGACCGCCGCGAAGGGCTCGCCCGGCTGCACGGCCAGGTCAACGCCGCCCGCAGCCGCGCCGGTTCGGCCCAGGCGGAGATCGACCGGCTCTCCGCCTCGCGCGACGAGGCCCGGGAGCGGGCCGTCGCCGCCCAGGAGGAGTACGAGGAGCTGAAGGCCGAGGTCGACGGCCTGGACGCCGGGGACACCGAGCTCGGCGAACAGCACGAAGCCGCCCGCCGCGCGCTGAAGGAGGCCGAGGCGGCGCACTCCCGGGCCCGTGAGGAGGCCACCGCCGCCGAACGGCAGCGCGCCGCCGTCGCGGCCCGGCACGACGCGCTCGCCCTCGGGCTGCGGCGCAAGGACGGCACCGGTGCGCTGCTCGGGGCCCGCGACCGGCTCACCGGCCTGCTCGGGCCCGCCGCCGAACTGCTGACGGTGGCCCCGGGCCACGAGGTCGCGGTGGCGGCGGCGCTGGGCGCGGCGGCGGACGCGGTCGCGGTCACGGACCCGGCCACGGCGGCCGAGGCGATCCGGCTGCTGCGCAAGCAGGACGCGGGGCGCGCGGCGCTGCTCCTGGGCGCCCCGGCGCGGGCCGCCACCGGGGACGGCGACGCGACCGGGCACGTACCCGGCCAGGGCACCTCGGCCCACCCGCCGCACCACGGGGACGCCCCGCAGGTCGCGCTTCCCGGCCGGAGCGCGGAGGGCGGGGGAGCGGCCGAGGCCGTACCGGCGACGCCGGCGCCGGACCCCGTGCACACCGCGCAGGCCCTCGCCCCCACCGCCGCCCAGGTCGCCGATCTCGTCAGCGGCCCCGTCGAACTGGTGGCCGCCGTCCGCAGGCTGGTCCGGGACATGGTGGTCGTCGCGACCCTGGAGGACGCCGAGGACCTGGTCGCCGCGCATCCGGAGCTGACCGCGGTGACCGGCGAGGGCGACCTGCTCTCCGCCCACTTCGCGCACGGCGGCTCCGCCGGGGCGCCCAGCCTCCTCGAAGTACAGGCGTCCGTGGACGAGGCCGCCGCCGAACTCGCCGGGCTGGCCGTGCGGTGCGCCGAACTGGCCGAGGCCCAGCGGCTGGCGGCCGGGCGGCGGACCGGGTCGGCGGCGCTGGTCGAGGAGCTGGGGGAGCGGCGGCGCGCCGCCGAGCGGGAGCGGGCGGGCGTGGCCCAGCAGCTCGGGCGGCTCGCCGGGCAGGCGCGGGGCGCCGCCGGTGAGGCCGAGCGCATGGACGCCTCCGCCGCCCGGGCCCAGGAGGCGCTGGAGCGGGCCACCGAGGAGGCGGAGGAGCTGGCCGAACGGCTGCTCGTCGCGGAGGAGGCGGCCGGGGACGGTGCCGACGACGAACCGGACACCGGCGTGCGCGACCGCCTCGCGGCCGACGGTGCCAACGCCCGCCAGACCGAGATGGAGGCCCGCCTCCAGGTCCGTACGCACGAGGAACGCGTCAAGGCCCTCGCCGGGCGCGCCGACTCGCTGGACCGGGCCGCGCGCGCCGAGCGCGAGGCCCGGAACCGGGCCGAGCGGCGGCGGGCCCGGCTGCGCCACGAGGCGGAGGTGGCGGCGGCCGTGGCGTCGGGGGCCCGGCAGCTCCTCGCGCACGTCGAGGTGTCCGTCGTACGGGCGGAGCGGGAACGGGCGGCGGCCGAGGAGTCCAAGGGGGAGCGGGAGCGGGAGCTGGCCGCGGAGCGGCTGCGCGGCCGGGACCTCAAGGGGGAGCTGGACAAGCTGACGGACTCGGTGCACCGGGGTGAGGTGCTGGGCGCCGAGAAGCGGCTGCGGGTGGAGCAGCTGGAGACCAGGGCGCTGGAGGAGCTGGGCGTCGAGCCGGCCGGGCTGGTCGCGGAGTACGGCCCCGACCAGTTGGTGCCGCCGTCGCCGCCCGCCGAGGGCGAGGAGCTGCCGGAGGACCCGGAGCATCCGCGTAACCGGCCCAGGGCGTTCGTCAGGGCCGAGCAGGAGAAGCGGCTCCGGTCCGCCGAACGGGCGTATCAGCAACTCGGGAAGGTGAATCCGCTCGCCCTGGAGGAGTTCTCCGCGCTGGAGGAGCGGCACAAGTTCCTCTCCGAGCAGCTGGAGGACCTGAAGAAGACCCGGGCCGATCTGCTCCAGGTCGTCAAGGAGGTCGACGAGCGGGTCGAGCAGGTGTTCACCGAGGCGTACCGGGACACCGCCCGCGAGTTCGAGGGCGTCTTCTCGCGCCTCTTCCCGGGCGGTGAGGGGCGGCTGATCCTGACCGATCCCGACCACATGCTCACCACCGGGGTCGATGTCGAGGCCCGGCCGCCGGGCAAGAAGGTCAAGCGGCTCTCCCTGCTCTCCGGCGGCGAAAGGTCCCTGACGGCGGTGGCGTTGCTGGTCTCGATCTTCAAGGCGAGGCCCAGCCCGTTCTACGTGATGGACGAGGTCGAGGCGGCGCTGGACGACACCAACCTCCAGCGGCTGATCCGGATCATGGAGGAGCTCCAGGAGAGCTCGCAGCTCATCGTCATCACGCACCAGAAGCGGACGATGGAGGTCGCCGACGCGCTGTACGGGGTGTCGATGCAGGGCGACGGCGTTTCGAAGGTGATCAGCCAGCGTCTGCGCTGA